CGTCCTTCAGGGAGAAGTTCTCGGTGACCAGCTTCTTCTGGGCCTCGACCAGCTCGCCCTTGGCGCTGTCCATCTGCGCCGAGGCTTTCTCCAGGCCCTGCTGGGCCTGGGCCAGGCCATTGCCGACCGGCTGGCAGGCGGCCAGCGCCACCGCGCCGGCGCACAACATCACACGCAACGGGGAAATGTTCATGGGTCACGGTTCCTTGCGGGAATTGGGAAGGAGGAGGTCAGCGATCCTCGGGAACGCTGACCGTGCCGCTGACGCGTTCGGTGTCGATGTCGCCGCTGCCGCGGCTGTGCACGGTGAGATCGCCGCGCACGTCGTCGGCGACCAGGCTGCCCGAGCCGATCGAGCCCACCTGGACGTTCCCCGATACGCCGTGCAGGCCGACATCGCCCGAGCCGATCGACTTCACCGTCACCGCGCCGGTCTGGCGCAGGGACAGATCGCCGGAGCCGACACCGCCGACCTCGACCGGCCCGCCGATGCGCTCGCCTTCGACATCGCCCGAGGCGACTTCCAGCAGCCGGAGACTGCCGGCCCCGCGCAGCTTCAGGTCGCCGGAACCGACCTTGGCGGTCACCGGACCGGCGATGTCGCGCAGGTCCGCGTCGCCCGAGCCGACATCGGCGCTGGCCGCGCCGGCGCCTTCCAGCGTGGCATCGCCCGAACCGACGTCCAGCTGCACCAGCACGTCGGCGGGCAGGGTGCCGGCGATGTCCAGGTAGGTATAGCTGTCGCCGAAGGAGAGGCGCAGCGGCCGGTCCTCGGCCAGGCTGACCACCAGCTTGTCGCCCTGGCGCTGCTGGGTCAGGGTCAGATCCTTCAGACGGTGCTGCTTGGCCGCGCACGCGCGCCCGGAGAGCGCGCCGGGCGCGCCCGCCGACGCCTTGAGCTTGAGGGTGTTGGAGCCGACCTTGAACAGCACCGACTTGGCGCCGGCCAGGTCCAGATCGAGCTTGCGCGGCTCGGAGAACCTGCAGTGCGCCTCGTCGGCGGCATGGGCCAGCAGCGGCGTGGCGCCGGACACGGCCAGGGCGGTGAACAGCACGCAGCGGGTGAGCGTTTGCATCGTGGGATCCTTGCAGGGATGAGGTGGGGCGGATCAGGCGTCGTCGCGGCGGCGGCGGATGACCACCGCCAGGGCGATCATCGCGATGCCGACCGCCGCGCCGATCCACAGGTCCGCGCTGGCGTAGATGGACGGGTCGGTCAGGTTGTGCAGGCCCATCTGCAGGCTGTCGGACGGATTCCTGGCGGCATTGAGCGCGCTTTCGGCCGTTTCGTTGTGGGCCATGCGCGCCGGCTGCCACATGCCGGGGATCACGCTCAGCAGGCCGCGGTACATCACCGTGTACCAGACCGGACCCAGCGGCAGGCGCACGCCCGGCATCGCCGACATGATGCTCACCACCAGGCACAGCAGCAGCGGCACCAGCACCGCCCACAGGAAGGGCACGCGACGGGCCCAGGCCGAGCACAGCATCAGCCAGCCGATCGCCGGCAGCGACCACAGCACATAGATCGGCAGGGTGGCCAGCATCGCGCCGATGATGCGGAACGGGTGCGAGGCGGTGAAGATCGCGCCGGCGCCGGGCAGCCCGGCCGCCGAGGACGCGACCGCGATGATCACCCACAGGCCCAGCCCGACCAGCAGGCCCACCACCAGCGACACCACCTGCGTCAGCAGCAGCGCCCAGGTCAGCTTGGAACCCACGGTCATCGTGTCCGACACCGGCAGCGACTTCCAGAACAGCACGCTGCGGTCGTGGCGATCGTTGTACAGGCTGCCCAGGCAGTAGAAGAACACCACGAAGGCGACCACCACGCTGGCGATGACGAAACCGGCCAGCAGCGCGATGTCTCCCACCACGCCATAGCCGGTGGCCAGGCTGTTGAAGTCGTTGCCGACGGTGTCGCCCGCCATGTGGCTGCGCATCTGGATCGCGCCGATCACCGCACCCAGCGCGGCGAAGAACAGCACGATGCCGCCGGTGATCACCTGGGCCCACAGGAAGCCGCCGCGGTTTTCCCAGTATTCGCGGCGCAGCAGCCAGGCGAACACGCCGGGCTTGGTCAACGTACGGGCAGGGGCGTTCATGCGTAGGTTCCTTTCATGATGGCCACGAACAGATCGGCCAGGCCGGGATTGCGGGTTTCGCCCAGCGCGTCGAGCTGCGCGCGTGGCACGCCGTCGAACAGCATCACCGTCTTGCCGAAGGGCAGGGCGCGCTGGTCGATGGGACGCAGGCTGCGCGCCTGCTCGACGCTGGCTTCGGACACCAGCAGTTCGGTGTAGCGCGAGCCGACCTCGTCCATGCTCGCGGTCAGGGCGATCTTGCCGTCGCGGATGAACATCACATCGGTGAGGATGTGCTCGATCTCCTCCACCTGGTGGGTGGTGACGATGATGGTCTTGTCCTCGTCGAAGTAGTCCTCCAGCAGGCGCTGGTAGAACTGCTTGCGGTAGAGGATGTCCAGGCCCAGGGTCGGCTCGTCCAGCACCAGCAGCCGCGCGTCGATGGCCATCACCAGCGCCAGGTGCAGCTGCACGATCATGCCCTTGGACATCTCGCGCACCCGCAGGTTGGGCTTGAGCTGGGTGCCTTCCAGGAAGCGCAGGCACTTGGCCCGATCGAAGCGAGGATGCACGCCGCCGACGAAGTCGATCGCCTCGGACACCTTCATCCAGCGCGGCAGCACGGCGACGTCGGCGATGAAGCAGACCTCGCGCATCAGCGCATCGCGGCTGTGGCGCGGGTCCATGCCCAGCACCTTCAGTTCGCCCTCGAACGGGGTCAGGCCCAGGATCGCCTTGAGCGCGGTGGTCTTGCCGGCGCCGTTGGGGCCGATCAGGCCGACGATGCGGCCGGACTCGATCAGGAAGCTGGCGCCGTCCAGCGCGGCCTTGCTGCGGTAGGTCTTGCGCAGGTCGCTGGCCTGCACGACCGGGGTGGTCACGGCGTTCATGGATTGCCTCCCTTGGGCAATTCGTCGAGGGTCAGGCCCAGGCGGGCGATGCGTTCGGCCACGGCCGGCCATTCGTCCTTGAGGAAGCG
The window above is part of the Pseudoxanthomonas sp. X-1 genome. Proteins encoded here:
- a CDS encoding ABC transporter permease, which codes for MNAPARTLTKPGVFAWLLRREYWENRGGFLWAQVITGGIVLFFAALGAVIGAIQMRSHMAGDTVGNDFNSLATGYGVVGDIALLAGFVIASVVVAFVVFFYCLGSLYNDRHDRSVLFWKSLPVSDTMTVGSKLTWALLLTQVVSLVVGLLVGLGLWVIIAVASSAAGLPGAGAIFTASHPFRIIGAMLATLPIYVLWSLPAIGWLMLCSAWARRVPFLWAVLVPLLLCLVVSIMSAMPGVRLPLGPVWYTVMYRGLLSVIPGMWQPARMAHNETAESALNAARNPSDSLQMGLHNLTDPSIYASADLWIGAAVGIAMIALAVVIRRRRDDA
- a CDS encoding ABC transporter ATP-binding protein — its product is MNAVTTPVVQASDLRKTYRSKAALDGASFLIESGRIVGLIGPNGAGKTTALKAILGLTPFEGELKVLGMDPRHSRDALMREVCFIADVAVLPRWMKVSEAIDFVGGVHPRFDRAKCLRFLEGTQLKPNLRVREMSKGMIVQLHLALVMAIDARLLVLDEPTLGLDILYRKQFYQRLLEDYFDEDKTIIVTTHQVEEIEHILTDVMFIRDGKIALTASMDEVGSRYTELLVSEASVEQARSLRPIDQRALPFGKTVMLFDGVPRAQLDALGETRNPGLADLFVAIMKGTYA
- a CDS encoding DUF2807 domain-containing protein; this encodes MQTLTRCVLFTALAVSGATPLLAHAADEAHCRFSEPRKLDLDLAGAKSVLFKVGSNTLKLKASAGAPGALSGRACAAKQHRLKDLTLTQQRQGDKLVVSLAEDRPLRLSFGDSYTYLDIAGTLPADVLVQLDVGSGDATLEGAGAASADVGSGDADLRDIAGPVTAKVGSGDLKLRGAGSLRLLEVASGDVEGERIGGPVEVGGVGSGDLSLRQTGAVTVKSIGSGDVGLHGVSGNVQVGSIGSGSLVADDVRGDLTVHSRGSGDIDTERVSGTVSVPEDR